The Ziziphus jujuba cultivar Dongzao chromosome 1, ASM3175591v1 genome segment taataattaaaagagaattcgagcaaaaaatggaaattaacataaaaataaatatttataaatataaaaaatataaaataaaatatattgttggAGCCTGGAGGCCATTTTAAATCCTACTTATAATATAGAATATattgttggaaaaaaattttaaaattatactttttatgtttaaatatgatactttattttaaacaatctatttaaagatgctctaacattaattatttacaattaaTCTTATAAAATTCGTCGCTGaaagatatataattaaactaatttgataaaaatcaataattcaagaaaaaatattatacttTGTGTAATTTATAGAATAAAAATGCAAAACCTAGAATAGTTAATAGGAGAGCTAGGTGCATTTAACCCAAAACGTAACTAATTTATCCATTCAATAAAACAAAAGCCAAATGCTTGAAATGGGTATGATAAGtgaaattaaagttttaaaaaaatagtatcgatagaaatattgagaatttaaaatataaaaatattcataaaaatattcaaaatcattgaatatcaataaaaatttataaaaaattatgaaaattgattttaaaaaataaaaatttttattgaaactttatgattaatttatttaatcaattaattactaaattgattaaaaaattgtaaagatattgaatggattttatatttttcttagtcAATCAATGTATGATAAGCTTTAGTggtcataaatataattttattaataaaaatgtaaaaaaaaatacaaatttagtaaaaatatttattaattaaaatatataaaataattattataattatgttatatttcataaaatgtcAACTCAatactatataaaatttatggataattcaaaattattagttttttattcgtcattattttaaaatataaaatataaaaaataattattaaaagttgtattttctagataattttatatgtaattattaatatgtatttatatggattttatattaaatatggtGGTTGACtgtatacaaaattattatcttatagTAGTTGAATTTGAAACAATACTCATAAGTTATTACTATGACATTtcataaatattcattaatattttattaatttatttaactataTTTGTATAGAATATATttcttgtaatatttataatattcatattctttataatattttttatttatttcgtatatatatttgtatttttgtttatattattatgtttatatattttataatatttataaaaatattaaatttattatggtaaaaaaataatggataagTAGAAAGTTGagtatcaataatatttattaattttgaataaatttttaaaaaaaaattaaatttaatacaaatttttatataaatttcagaaattttatgaaaattttaataaaaattttgtggatatttaaataaatatcaaaaatttcaatgcaaattttaaaatttttatcaatttctatttaaaatttaaatttgatatacatgcagtgaaaaaaaccaaaatattgacaaaatatGGTGAAAATTTTCCAATCAAACCGTTCCAAAACGAAAGACCACCACGACATCGTCAATTGGCACACGTGCTAAACACGTGACCCAACgtataatataatacatataataaatctGCCACGCCTCGGTGCCACTCACCAACTTTTGCCTACTGGGTTTGTTCACAAATTGACCCACCACCTAGGACGACAAGATTGCCATCtttctttattcatttttttttttttttttttttcaaattcattgtatttaatattttatttattattatttatgaatttttgctACAGTGATAGGTGatactatgaaaaaaaaaaaaaaaaaaaaaaaaaaaaaccaaaagaatgCCCACCAACCCACCAACATATAAGCCGTGGCTACAAGAGAAAGAGTGCAGTCTGTGTAGGAATAAGGAACAAGAAGCAGGGGGCAGTTGTATTTCGATTTGGAAATGGCTTCAAGGCTTCTATGGGCTTCAAGGGTTGCTTCTTACCTCAGAGTCTCAGTATCTCATAGAGGATTTGCTTCCGGTAGATCAGACCCACtttgtttttttccattttatttcttgttGTTTTCTTGATTTACTGTATATGTGGAGACGTTAATCAATCTGTAGGttgaatattttgattttttttttctgggtttgTGAGCTGATCATCGGCTAAATGACTATTTAGAACGTGGTTTCTCGTGTAGGCGCAGATGTCGATCTGTTCTGTTTTTTTGTGAATATGTTTGATCTGCATTTCTTgctaaaaaatatgatttttttctttttaaaataatttcgtttCTTGTTTTCAATCTCGAAATGTAAAGAGTTAGTAAATACTTGAGTGATAtgcttttatgatttttatttgtaagcatTGATGAATTCGCAGTCACTTCCGAAATCATTAGCAGGTTCTTGATTCTAACATTATATTCCGTGGAGATTTTTATTGGGTTTCAAGATGTTTATTGGgttttcatttcaattttgtACCCCCACAACAACCTctcctcttttgtttttttaggtaCATATATGGTTTATCGTAGTTAGAATTTAGAAATTTGGGAAGctctattataaatatatttgtgcacATACATGACCATTGGTTTGCAAAATTCCATTTTCTCATATATCTATATGATCtgtcttttctgtttttcagtGTTCTTCCATTTAACATTTCTTACGTTAGGTTGGCATGGCCAATATGTTTATTAATTGGTTAAGGGaactaatatttacaaaaagcaCATTCAAATTTTAAGTAGACAATGCGTGTGGAGTGTTCTTTAGGCAATATTTTCTTAGCTCTGTAGTCATATAAAACCTGTGATGGTATAGACAATCATTGATGTTGCAAGACATTgttaattagaaataaaataacatttttcttttttggcattTCTGAACGGTTTGTCTCTTCTCTATCTATGTCTTTGTTTGCATGTATCTTTCTCTGGttttatttctatctttttGTAGTGGTATCGTCTGATGAAATATGCAATCCATTAgtcattgattttttatatggGCATACATACAAAAGCTCATATACTGTATCAACATGCTGTTTGAAGCAATCATGGATAAAAAGTTAGAATTATTCTTTCATGTTTTCATTTCTGAGGGGATTAGCAAACAACTGCATaatctaatttattaaatatttgtctCCAGTTGcatcaattttgaattttccATTGACCTGTGTGCAGTTGTGAAGGATCTGAAATATGCTGAATCTCATGAATGGGTGAAAGTTGATGGGAAGACTGCAACTGTTGGCATAACTGATCATGCTCAAGATCATTTAGGGGATGTTGTGTATGTTGAATTGCCAGATGTGGGGCACTCTGTAACACAGGGCAGCGGCTTTGGTGCAGTTGAAAGCGTCAAGGCAACTAGTGATGTTTATTCCCCTGTCTCAGGAAAGGTGGTTCAAGTGAACGAGGAGCTTAACAAATCGCCTGGTTTGGTAGGTACCCTTATTCTATTACATTGCTTGTATACTGCACCGTAAATTACTTGAGAGATGTCTCTTCACTTGTTTTGGCTGATGCTATTTTTCTTACTGTGCTACATGTAACGCAGGAAATTCTTAGTTATAAATTACACAGAAAGTAGTAGGCTATTTTCTTGTTTAAGTTTCCATAAGCTGATTTTGTTCGTCtcataaaaaatgtttaattaaatCCATGTGCCATTTTTATCCCATTCAGATATTTTGAAGTTACTCTGTCATATGTAAGATATTGTACTTCATATGGTGCTTTCATTTGTGGTCAGTCAAATCAAGGATAAGCACCAAAGTTTTTATGTTTGCACCAGGGTATAAAGTCACAGCATTCTATGTGCTCAGTTGTCtgtctttattttggttattgCACGGTAGGTGTAACAGAAtaaaagtattttataaaaatgcaaAGAGTGGTGATGTTTTGGTTTCCCTGGTCATGAAATTCTCATTCTATAACAGTCGTCGAAGTTGTTTGGCTTAGGCTTTGTACAGGGTTGTAGTTCCGTAATCTTAAATATGAATCAGGTATGGCTGTTATTGTGATTTCTGTCTCCTGTGTTATGTTTCTTCATTTCTATGCCTTCGTCTCATCAGGATTCAGTCACAATATTGTGATATTATTTCCTCCTCAGACAGACACTTTTTGTTTCCATAATATCTTTTTCCCTCCATCACCATGTAACCTGATTATCTGGATGAATCACTTGCCCTCTTTCACATCTTTAATGTTGCCACAGCACATAAGTAATCTTGTAAACCAAGTTCCTCTCTCATAATTGGTCATAAGATTCTAAAGTGGTTAGTGATTATGAATACCCTGTCTAACTGACTCTGAATGGCATggaaaatatttctttctcataaTTTAAGGAAAtggcaattttatttttgacatgCCTGAAACAAGATAAAGAACAGGTATTTCGGTGTTTACTGGTGCCCTATTTTATTGGTAAGTAGTTGTACAAAATAATAGATAGCACTACAAGATGGGTATCTCTTTTTTCGTAATGGGATTCTTCTCGGCCTTACTCAAAATTGAAAGTTTCTTTTTCCTAAAACTTCCAGGGGCAGATGTGATCAACATCTTAGGGAACAGCAATAATAAACTGATGCATTGctaaccaaaggaaaaaaataaattaagaagacAAGGAACAAGAAACTTAAAATCGTCAGGGTCTAAAATATGTAATTGGAATTTTGACTGATACTCCCATGCAAATTCTATGGGAAGTAAAAGAAAATGCATAACTTGGATGCTTTTTGTTGCTTCATGAGTTGCTGACTTAGGCTCACAAGTGGCAGTATTTTCTTATTAGAGCTTAATGTAAGTCTCATGCTCTTGAAAGATTTATATCCCCATTTATAGGTATGGTGTCTGATTTTTTCTACTACCCAACTTTAGATGTCCAATGATTATGTACAACcccatttaatttctatgtaaaCTATCTCTCTGTGGTCCTTATTCAGAAGAATCAAAGGTATAGTAAGTGGTAAAAGTGTTGGTTTGTGTTAGCTTAAATTGCATAATAATTTTCTAGGAAGATAGTCATTTAACATGATATCAAATTCTAGTTGTTTGTCTAATCTTTTGGATAGTCTTACATGTGAAGGCACTATGAGTTTTTGTGTTAGCTTAATATTCACAAGTAGACTTGATTCTTAATTGCTTAAACTTTTGGGATTGATGATAACAATAAGCAATGAACACAGTCTTCTGCTACCATCGTATTGAGACTTAACCTTTATTGAAGTGGTCATCTGTGTAATCATGACCATCTCTGTGAATGTTGGCCTAAATTCATGATTAAACTATTTGTAGTTCTTTCTGTTGAAGTTTGACATAGCTTTGTTATACACTTGCCATCGTGAATGTTTGCAGTTGCACCACTTCTGCTACCTGCATAATTTAAGGGTCatgtttaatttttcatttttttttttttttttttcatatttaggtTAACACAAGTCCATATGAAGATGGATGGATAATCAAGGTCGAGATGAGTGACACTGGAGAAGTGAAAAACTTGATGGACTCTGAAAAGTATTCCAAGTtttgtgaagaagaagatgCAAAGCATTGATTAACGTGTGGCGATGTAGAGAAGTCTTTTTGAATGGCTTATTGACGCACAGACCATTCTCAACAGGGGAAGCCAAAAAAGTGGGGActtatttctttcctttctgttttattttgtgttttcactATGcccattttatttcattttgagcCATAAAGTTAGTGGGATGTTTATCCAGAATTCCAGATCAAGAATTCTCCTTTCCTCTAGGGTTTTATTCTATGTTATTGCTTCTGTGTAATATTTCCTGTGAAACCAGAGCTATttcagattttaaaaatattttgggagtAGTAATGCAAGCTTCAGAGAAGTTTTGCCACAAATGCTGATAGCAATAGTTTTGGAAATGATTGCTAGAGGGTGAGGAAATTGTTTCAAATGATGGTggaatttcaaatataatctTGGCCGTTCAAATCCCGGATTTTGGATTGTAAAATTTAAGATCGTTGAAATAGATTTTAACTTGTTATTTGCTGAAAAAGGTACGTCTCCGAATCCAGAACAATTTTCTTCggaaaaaaggcaaaaatttTCCCGAGAATTTACAAGTACAGAATCAAGTTAATGGGGAAAAATTTGttcaaaatgcaaagaaaagtATCCTATTTGTAAAAAGAAGATAATTAAAATGAGAGATGCTTATACCAAGCATGCGgtgcaagtgaagaaagagaagaacaAAGTCATGTACAATAACCGAACAAACAAGATCCAAAGTCTTGTGATGATGGCCAATGAGCAAAAGGtagtaatatataaatattcgtATTCCATTTTTAAATCTAACAAAGACTGGAGTTTTTAAGATGGACTTTTTTTGTGGTGAATGGGGGAGTTTGtacttttacattttattttatgtatagaGGAGATAAATTAAAGCATATATCATTTCTACTAGAATAAAACTCTGTAATGCAAAACAAACTTCATTTTGATCCATAGTAATCTTCCTTTGTTCATCAATAACTACTTATGAAGAACAACCACCTTACCAGTTTACTATTCCACCAAATAACCAGAACCAAATTTCCTTTCGCTGCACCAAAAAAAACAAGACATTATCATTCAAAGTGGAGAGATTCCCTCACGAAAGAGCTAGACTCCATTGATGATCACATACCTGAAGAAACCACCTCCTTCTGCATTTACAAAGTTCCCCAAACCATGCGCAGTGTAAGGCCTAAAGCCTTCAAACCCACAATCATATCAATCGGCCCTTACCATTACGGCCTTCCGAACCTACAATCCATGGAGAATCTCAAGAAGCAAGTCTTCCACCGCCTTTTCCATGGAAACCGAGCAGCTTTATTCGACGCCATGGACGCCATGGAAGAACTTGGAGTCGAAGCTCAGAAATGCTACTCCGACTACAATAAACACGAGTTGGATAACGACGAATTCAACAAGATGATGCTCATCGACGGCTGCTTTCTCGTCGAGCTTCTTCGAGAATCGGAGAAATCCGGCTTCAAAACTGGGCCTTGTACTTGTAGTATCATCAACAGATGGATGTTGCCTAGTCTGCGGAGAGACCTGATCAAGCTCGAAAACCAGTTCCCGATGTTCGTTTTGAACCGCCTATTCGATCTCACCAGATCAATTTCGCGTTTCTCGACCGATTGTTATTCCAATCTTTCCCTTCAAGAACTCACCATTCGATTCTTCAACCCGCTATTGCATGGAGCATCCAATACTTGTACGGAAGGCTCTACAATACATGGGGAAGAATATTCCGTCGCCACCGCCGGTGGGAAGCATTTTCTGGATGTATTCAGGAACAGTTTGCTTCCCGGCGGTGGGTTGTCGGAGGACGTGATTAGGCAAGGAAAGCAAATGCATATGATCCGGTCAATAAGCGAGCTGAGGGAGGCCGGAGTGAAGATCAAGAAGGACGAAAGTCGGAGACCGCTTGAGATAACGTGGGGGAGGTCGTCGATGACGATGTGGCCGGTCGGAAAGACGTTGACTTTGGGGCCACTTTTTATCGACGACCGGAGGGGGACTCTGTTTCGGAATTTGGTAGCGTATGAGAAATGTCACCCGGAATGTAAGCCGGACGTGACTACCTACTTGTTCTTCTTTGATGGGCTTATTAACTCCGCCGAGGACGTGGAAATTTTGCATCACTATGAGGTTCTCCACCATTCCTTGGGtattttttttctacttaaaaacatcattttttttaatatatatttatattacccTAGTGGTAGgaaagtgtgtgtgtgtgtgtgtgtgttttcaaattataaatgaCTATTACAATatctaacaaaattaaattgttcATCCAAAATGAGCTTATTTTGAAAAACATCATAGAATAGTTTTTCGTAATATTGTATGTGAATGTCTATTTTAGTTAAACTTTAAGTAAAAACTATAAGAAAACATCGaaaatcaaaaatgaaaaacatggAAATCCAAATGAACACTTACCATTCTTGACTAAATTGTGGGAGACATAATTAACATAATATATCATTGACAAAGACTTATACACAGAAAGAGTAGAAATTGCAACCAAGCTGTCCATAGGGATTAATACTATAATATCTTTGCTTCTACACACtgttacattattattattattattatatgattcaaaggtgtttttcaaaaaaaaagataaataaattttcgaATTTTCAATACTCAATGTTTTTAGGTAGCAATATGGAGGTGGCTAGATTAGTAAACAACATATGCAAGGAGGTTGGTCGAGATTCGGAGGAGTCGTATTTGTATATACAAGTTACAGAGGCCAACAAGTATTATCGCAGTCTCTATGCGCAAGTGAGGGCGGGACTGATACGCCACTATTTGAGCAGCTGGGTTGTGGGTATTTCCACTATGGCTGCCATTTTTGCTCTCTACTTGACTTTCATCCAGACAGCCTGTGAAATTGCCTGTGCAATGTCTCACTTGCGTGACATTGAATTCACCTACTTCTTGAAAGAGTCTATTTGTCTTCCTCTTTCTGGTAAGCTAAGGACCTATGAAAATATTCCCAATAACACTACTACTGGCAAGGACCTAAGGTCCTATGAAAATATTCCCAATGACACTACTACTGGGAAGGACGGCGAAATGATAGCAACAGAAATAAGTAGTGCTTTTATGTATTGGTGTCCATAAGTGTGCAACCCCAATAAAGTTTAATCTTTTATACATAATTCGTTCAGTATCTGTTATCATTTTTTCAATTTGCtaattttatgttctttttaatcttaatttctAGTTCTTCCTAATTTTGTTGTATCataattcattcattcattattattactactttcATTGATTAtcctatatttatttaaatttatatttcaaatatgttcCAATAATTTTTGGTggaattaaagattttttgaaCAATAATAAACTTTACTCTCAAGTTTTGACTCAATCAATCATATCGATTAaagaatttctttaaaaaaatttaattttcaaaacaaagtttgtttgagaaaaaaaaaataatttagtgacTAATAATTTACGCAAGTAAGAATAAAAGAAATTGCAGGAAACAAATAGTattcataataaatataaaaaatttatagtggTTCAGTTTTATTTTAAACCTATATCCATAACCTGCCTATCCTACCTTAAATTATGAAAgaaaatgtaaataatatattaatttcttaattatcattaataaatttacTCATCAATATTATATAACCGTTAAAGTAATTTTAATTCAGTTGATTCAACACtaatatttataatgaaaaGTTGAGATATCGAAGTAGAATAGGGAATATTATTCTAaatgatcaaatatatatatatatatatatatatacactgtaTGATTAACTAATCTTtggtaagagaaaaaaaaatgtaaaaaccgatttgaaatattaaaattatataagagaagagactttttttttttttccctgacaTATGTTGAATTGTTTTTAGCAATAAATGTATAGTCTAAATAAATAACTCCAGAATCAGCAACAGTGATCATTATAAtcctttcatttattattattatttggtaaaaatacataaattctcttt includes the following:
- the LOC107419686 gene encoding glycine cleavage system H protein 2, mitochondrial isoform X2 translates to MASRLLWASRVASYLRVSVSHRGFASVVKDLKYAESHEWVKVDGKTATVGITDHAQDHLGDVVYVELPDVGHSVTQGSGFGAVESVKATSDVYSPVSGKVVQVNEELNKSPGLVNTSPYEDGWIIKVEMSDTGEVKNLMDSEKYSKFCEEEDAKH
- the LOC107419686 gene encoding glycine cleavage system H protein 2, mitochondrial isoform X1, whose amino-acid sequence is MASRLLWASRVASYLRVSVSHRGFASGRSDPLFVKDLKYAESHEWVKVDGKTATVGITDHAQDHLGDVVYVELPDVGHSVTQGSGFGAVESVKATSDVYSPVSGKVVQVNEELNKSPGLVNTSPYEDGWIIKVEMSDTGEVKNLMDSEKYSKFCEEEDAKH
- the LOC107419830 gene encoding UPF0481 protein At3g47200, which codes for MKNNHLTSLLFHQITRTKFPFAAPKKTRHYHSKWRDSLTKELDSIDDHIPEETTSFCIYKVPQTMRSVRPKAFKPTIISIGPYHYGLPNLQSMENLKKQVFHRLFHGNRAALFDAMDAMEELGVEAQKCYSDYNKHELDNDEFNKMMLIDGCFLVELLRESEKSGFKTGPCTCSIINRWMLPSLRRDLIKLENQFPMFVLNRLFDLTRSISRFSTDCYSNLSLQELTIRFFNPLLHGASNTCTEGSTIHGEEYSVATAGGKHFLDVFRNSLLPGGGLSEDVIRQGKQMHMIRSISELREAGVKIKKDESRRPLEITWGRSSMTMWPVGKTLTLGPLFIDDRRGTLFRNLVAYEKCHPECKPDVTTYLFFFDGLINSAEDVEILHHYEVLHHSLGSNMEVARLVNNICKEVGRDSEESYLYIQVTEANKYYRSLYAQVRAGLIRHYLSSWVVGISTMAAIFALYLTFIQTACEIACAMSHLRDIEFTYFLKESICLPLSGKLRTYENIPNNTTTGKDLRSYENIPNDTTTGKDGEMIATEISSAFMYWCP